CCGGGTTTTCTGCAACGAGGTGCGCAACCAGTGCGACGCCAGCCGGCAGAACGATGTCCGTTGCATGCAGCGATTGACCCGCTTCGATCTTCACCAGATCGACTTCGATGAACTCCGGCAGAGCGCCCGGCAGACATTCGATTTCGATTTCGTTGATGACGTGCGAGATGATCGCGCCGCCCAGCTTCACAGCCGGGTTGCTTTCCTGATTCATGAAGTGCAGCGGCACCTTCGTGTGCAGCTTCTTCTTCGCGTCGACGCGCTGGAAGTCCACGTGCAGGATGATCTGACGGAACGGGTGGTATTGCACGTCGCGCAGCAGAACCTGTTGCGACTTGCCTGCCACTTCCAGGTCGAGGATCGACGAGTGGAATGCTTCTTTCTTCAGAGCGTGCCACAGCGCGTTGTGATCGAGTTCGATCAGTTGCGGTTCGCCAGCGCCGTACACGATGCCCGGGGCCTTGCCCGAGTTACGCAGGCGGCGGCTCGCACCCGTACCTTGCAAATTACGCTCGAAAGCGACTACTTTCATTTGAATCTCCATTATCTGCCCGCGACCAGGCAGTAAAACGGGCCTTGCTACCCGTGACGGGCTGAAGACCCAGACAAACCGGCATGAACCTTCGTTCGTTCACGCCAAATGCAAAAACGCCGCATTCGTCATGCGGCGCCTTCGCGAATACTTTAGCCTTCCGCGAACAGCGACATCACCGAGTCGCCGCGACGGATACGCGAGAACGTCTCTGCCAGCAGACCCGCGCTGGTCAGCGAACGGATCTTTGCGCACGAGCGGGCTTCTTCGCTGAGCGGGATCGTGTCGGTGACGACGAGTTCGTCGAGCGCCGATGCAGCGATGCGCGGACCAGCGCCACCCGACAGAACCGGGTGAGTGGCGTAAGCGAACACCTTCGTCGCGCCGCGTTCTTTCAGCACTTGCGCTGCCTTGCAGAGCGTGCCCGCCGTGTCGACCATGTCGTCCATGATCACGCAGGTACGGCCGTCGACTTCACCGATGATGTTCATCACTTCGGCGACGTTCGCCTTCGGACGACGCTTGTCGATGATGGCGAGATCGCAGTTCAGTTGCTTGGCCAGCGCACGCGCGCGAACCACGCCGCCGACGTCCGGCGACACGACCAGCAGGTTCTCGTGATTCTGCTTGCGCAGATCGCCGAGCAGCACGGGCGTGGCGTAGATGTTGTCGACGGGGATGTCGAAGAAACCTTGAATCTGGTCAGCGTGCAGATCCATCGTGATGATCCGCTCGACGCCAGCGATTTCCAGCATGTTCGCCACGACCTTCGCCGAGATGGCAACGCGCGCCGAACGCGGGCGTCGATCTTGACGGGCATAGCCGAAGTAGGGGATGGCTGCGGTGATCCGGCCTGCGGATGCGCGCTTGAGCGCATCGACCATGATCATCAGTTCCATCAGATTGTCGTTGGTCGGCGCGCAGGTGGACTGAAGGACGAAGACGTCCTTGCCACGCACGTTTTCCTGAATCTCGACCTGGATCTCACCGTCCGAGAAACGGGAGACCATTGCTTTGCCGAGGGGGATACCGAGGATTTTGACGACTTCCTGTGCAAGCGCGGGATTTGCGTTGCCAGTAAAAACCATCAGGCCGTCATGGCTGCTCATCATGCACCTGCTTCAGGCTGTGGGAGGCGAGGAACTGCGAGAAATTTTGGCAGGGGAGGAAGGACTCGAACCCTCGAATGCCGGAATCAAAATCCGGTGCCTTAACCAACTTGGCGACTCCCCTACACTAACTTTGAGCTTCACTGAACGTGTAGGCCATTCAGTGCCGCGAAACTTATGCCGCGAAAGTAAAGAGTGGATGCGTATCCAGACTTGCCGTCACTGCGCTGTTCCATTCGACTGGCAGTTTGGCTTGCGCCGCAACTGCTTCATCTTTACTACGGAACGCTGCAAAAACGCTTGCGCCTGATCCCGTCATCCGCGCCGGCGCGATGTTATCAAACCATCTAAGCACCTGCGCAACTTCCACGTATTTTCCCACGACAACTTGCTGCATGTCATTCCGGCCGAAGCTATCAGGCCATTCTGCGTTGCAACTTTGCTGTGCAAGAAAGTCCGTAATTATGAGAGCCTTTGTATCTCTTGTCAACGCTTTTTCTGAAAAAATTGCTGACGTTGGAACATGAACCCTCGGTGTCACCACCAGAAAGTGGCGCGGCGGCAATTGTACATGCTCAAGTGCTTCTCCGACACCCTCTGCGAATGCATTTTTTCCAAAAACAAAAAACGGCACGTCGGCGCCGAGTTTCAATGCGAGTGCCTGAAGCTCCGCGCGCGGCAGATCGAGCTTCCACAGACGGTTCAGCGCGAGCAGCGTCGTCGCCGCGTCGGAGCTGCCGCCGCCAAGACCTGCGCCCATCGGCAGTACTTTGTCGATCTCGATGTTCACGCCGAGGCGCGTGCCCGTGTGTTCCTTCAGCAACTTCGCGGCGCGCACGGTGAGGTCGGTATCGGCGGGAACGTCGGCGATGTCGGTGCCGCGCGTGATCGCGCCGTCGTCGCGACGCGTGAAGTGCAGCGTGTCGCCCCAGTCGAGCAACTGGAACACCGTCTGCAGTGCGTGATATCCGTTCGGCAGACGGCCGGTGATGTGCAGGAAGAGGTTCAGCTTCGCTGGAGCGAGACAGTCGCGCAGCGAGTCGTTCGTTTCGATCATGAGTCTTTGCAAGGCGCGCGTGCGGGTTACTGGTCGAGCACGAGCTTGATGTCGAGCGGTGGTTCGGTGCGCGCGAGATTCACGCGCTTCACGCCCGCTGCGGGCGCATCGGCATAGGCGATATAGTCGATCGTCCAGCCGTCCTGTTGAATCTCCTTCAGACGCGTTTCCTGCTGCGGATCTTTCTCGGTCGTCGCCTTCGATGTCGGCGCAACCGATGGCTGCAGCCAGTAACGCAGTCCTTCGACAGGCAGCGCGAAGCCCAGCGCGTTCTGCATCAGCGTGGAAACGTTATCGGCCGTCAGCGGCTGGCGGTTCGGCAGTTCGAGCGTGGCGGCCGACGGCGACGACGTGACGATCGCCATTGTCTGTCCAAGCGGGTTGCGCAGCTGCAGCGTGACAGTATCGCCACGTTCTTGCCAGTCGAAATTGCCATAGGCGTTACGCTGCTGCCCGTTCTGGTCGACGTACTGGACGGCAAAGCGACCGTGATACGCGCGGCTCGTCTGCGCGGTGACGGCAGTCGCGGCATTCGACGTGGAAGGACCTTGCGGCTTGACGGATGCGCAGCCGGACAAGGCGACGATGGCTGCGGCTGCGAGACCCAGCGCCGCGCGGCGCGGCGCCGGAGAAGAAAACACAGGAAAAGAAAAATGCATCAGAGATCGTTCACCTGAAAACGTTTGAGCGTTTTGACGAGCGTATCGTTGTCGGGTTCGAGCTTGCGGGCATCACGCCATGCAGCGCGCGCCTGATCCTGATCGCCGCTCTTCCACAGCACTTCGCCCAGATGCGCGCCGATTTCGGCGTTGGGTTGCAGATCGTAGGCCTTGCGCAGTACGCGGATCGCATCCGACGTATCGCCGAGCCGGTACTTGACCCAACCGACACTGTCCATGATGAACGCGTCGTTCGGCGACAGCGCCAGCGCCTTCTCGACCAGCTTGTCCGCTTCCTGCAG
This is a stretch of genomic DNA from Paraburkholderia caribensis. It encodes these proteins:
- a CDS encoding ribose-phosphate pyrophosphokinase, coding for MSSHDGLMVFTGNANPALAQEVVKILGIPLGKAMVSRFSDGEIQVEIQENVRGKDVFVLQSTCAPTNDNLMELMIMVDALKRASAGRITAAIPYFGYARQDRRPRSARVAISAKVVANMLEIAGVERIITMDLHADQIQGFFDIPVDNIYATPVLLGDLRKQNHENLLVVSPDVGGVVRARALAKQLNCDLAIIDKRRPKANVAEVMNIIGEVDGRTCVIMDDMVDTAGTLCKAAQVLKERGATKVFAYATHPVLSGGAGPRIAASALDELVVTDTIPLSEEARSCAKIRSLTSAGLLAETFSRIRRGDSVMSLFAEG
- a CDS encoding 50S ribosomal protein L25/general stress protein Ctc, producing MKVVAFERNLQGTGASRRLRNSGKAPGIVYGAGEPQLIELDHNALWHALKKEAFHSSILDLEVAGKSQQVLLRDVQYHPFRQIILHVDFQRVDAKKKLHTKVPLHFMNQESNPAVKLGGAIISHVINEIEIECLPGALPEFIEVDLVKIEAGQSLHATDIVLPAGVALVAHLVAENPVIVSAPVPAGAQSEEASAEGEKPAAE
- the ispE gene encoding 4-(cytidine 5'-diphospho)-2-C-methyl-D-erythritol kinase — protein: MIETNDSLRDCLAPAKLNLFLHITGRLPNGYHALQTVFQLLDWGDTLHFTRRDDGAITRGTDIADVPADTDLTVRAAKLLKEHTGTRLGVNIEIDKVLPMGAGLGGGSSDAATTLLALNRLWKLDLPRAELQALALKLGADVPFFVFGKNAFAEGVGEALEHVQLPPRHFLVVTPRVHVPTSAIFSEKALTRDTKALIITDFLAQQSCNAEWPDSFGRNDMQQVVVGKYVEVAQVLRWFDNIAPARMTGSGASVFAAFRSKDEAVAAQAKLPVEWNSAVTASLDTHPLFTFAA
- the lolB gene encoding lipoprotein insertase outer membrane protein LolB, with product MHFSFPVFSSPAPRRAALGLAAAAIVALSGCASVKPQGPSTSNAATAVTAQTSRAYHGRFAVQYVDQNGQQRNAYGNFDWQERGDTVTLQLRNPLGQTMAIVTSSPSAATLELPNRQPLTADNVSTLMQNALGFALPVEGLRYWLQPSVAPTSKATTEKDPQQETRLKEIQQDGWTIDYIAYADAPAAGVKRVNLARTEPPLDIKLVLDQ